Proteins from one Gimesia maris genomic window:
- a CDS encoding neutral/alkaline non-lysosomal ceramidase N-terminal domain-containing protein — protein sequence MRRFLFSLAVVFSQCLITLAADPAKPEPTEWKAGVASAKITPEKPLRMAGYAGRKEPAEGTEQDLFAKALAVEDAAGNRAVFLTLDLIGVIEQLRADVTSQVQEQYQLPPQSLLMNASHTHCGPAYGREDATEYYDDLVVTLVKTVGTALEKMQPARLSWSAARCSVAMNRRTPTATGYRNHPNPDGRVDHQVPVLRVDDTNGKLNAVMFGYACHNTTMGFRKWLGDYAGFAQEYFEKDHPGVTALFMMGCGGDQNPYPRSELHYAHKHGRSLATSIEAALEVNQRTPLHQRVLHGPLKTAYGTVELEYLPEKKRDPWNYPVQVIQFGNDLTLVALGTEVVIDYSLRIKQELFDPEGPAIWVAGYSNVYSGYIPSKRVLLEGGYEASRPYKPDVEERIIGKVLELDQGLKTQETK from the coding sequence ATGCGTCGCTTCTTATTCAGTCTGGCAGTTGTTTTCAGTCAATGTCTCATTACGCTGGCGGCGGACCCTGCGAAGCCGGAACCGACCGAATGGAAGGCGGGTGTTGCTTCGGCTAAAATTACTCCTGAAAAACCGTTGCGAATGGCCGGTTATGCCGGGCGTAAAGAACCCGCGGAAGGTACCGAACAGGATTTGTTTGCTAAAGCTTTGGCAGTCGAAGATGCAGCAGGGAACCGGGCCGTATTTCTGACGCTGGATCTGATCGGTGTGATTGAACAGTTACGGGCAGATGTAACCAGTCAGGTTCAGGAACAATATCAATTACCTCCTCAGTCCTTGCTGATGAACGCCTCACATACGCATTGTGGTCCTGCTTATGGTCGTGAGGATGCGACAGAGTATTATGATGATCTTGTCGTCACACTGGTTAAGACAGTTGGTACAGCGCTGGAGAAAATGCAACCGGCCAGACTGAGTTGGTCGGCAGCACGGTGTTCGGTTGCGATGAACCGTCGCACACCGACGGCGACCGGATATCGCAATCATCCCAATCCAGACGGGCGTGTGGATCACCAGGTTCCTGTATTGAGAGTGGATGACACCAACGGAAAATTGAATGCCGTGATGTTTGGTTACGCCTGTCACAATACAACAATGGGCTTTCGCAAGTGGCTGGGGGATTATGCCGGATTTGCGCAAGAGTATTTCGAGAAAGATCACCCCGGTGTGACGGCACTGTTTATGATGGGCTGTGGTGGCGATCAGAACCCCTATCCCCGCAGCGAACTGCATTATGCTCATAAGCATGGTCGTTCGCTGGCAACTTCGATTGAAGCAGCTCTGGAAGTAAATCAGCGAACTCCGCTACATCAGCGCGTATTACATGGGCCGTTGAAAACTGCATACGGAACGGTCGAACTGGAATATCTGCCTGAAAAGAAACGTGATCCCTGGAACTATCCGGTGCAGGTGATTCAATTTGGAAACGACCTGACGCTGGTTGCTTTGGGGACCGAAGTGGTGATAGATTATTCTTTGCGGATCAAACAGGAACTGTTTGATCCTGAGGGACCTGCCATCTGGGTCGCCGGTTATTCGAACGTGTATTCAGGATACATTCCCAGCAAGCGGGTCCTGCTGGAAGGGGGGTACGAAGCGAGTCGCCCGTACAAGCCGGATGTTGAAGAACGAATTATTGGCAAGGTACTGGAACTGGATCAGGGTCTGAAAACGCAGGAAACGAAATAG
- a CDS encoding ammonia-forming cytochrome c nitrite reductase subunit c552, with the protein MTQKKYSISFSTLLLIAILSAGICFGVVYLLTNIFERQQEARTTVLKVVDIDDNTADPAVWGRNFPLQYDDYLKTVDMIQTTYGGSEAIPRTPTDEDPRDLVSRSKIERIPQLKRLWAGYAFSKDYREKRGHAYMLTDQIYTERQKVGQPGTCIHCHASTYVPMKELGEGDIHAGFEKLNALPYMEAKAHVKHPVACIDCHEPETMALRITRPAFMEGIAAFKKSQGVQDYDVNRDATRQEMRSFVCGQCHVEYYFQGDEKRLTYPWTEGLTVDAAYSHFESSGFKDWTHAETGAPMLKAQHPEFELWSQGIHSRAGVACADCHMAYKRVGAMKISDHHIRSPLLNVNAACGTCHKTGDQELIARTENIQARHQKLVKIALDAVIDLIDDINAAKANGVAEDKMKAAQQWQRKATFYVDYVEAENSSGFHAGQEAARILAESIDCSRKGQNALRE; encoded by the coding sequence ATGACTCAAAAAAAATATTCGATTTCGTTTTCGACACTCCTGTTGATCGCAATTTTGTCAGCTGGCATCTGTTTTGGCGTGGTGTATCTGCTGACGAATATCTTTGAACGACAGCAGGAAGCACGGACCACCGTCCTGAAAGTCGTAGACATTGATGATAATACCGCTGATCCTGCAGTCTGGGGACGGAATTTTCCGTTGCAATATGATGATTACCTCAAAACTGTCGACATGATTCAGACCACTTATGGTGGAAGTGAAGCGATACCCCGGACTCCCACCGATGAAGATCCCCGTGATCTGGTTTCCCGCAGCAAGATCGAACGTATTCCTCAATTAAAACGATTATGGGCTGGCTATGCCTTTTCCAAAGATTATCGGGAAAAACGGGGGCACGCTTATATGCTGACCGACCAGATCTACACAGAGCGACAGAAAGTCGGGCAACCCGGTACCTGTATTCACTGTCATGCTTCCACTTATGTTCCCATGAAAGAACTGGGTGAGGGAGACATCCATGCCGGTTTTGAAAAATTAAATGCGTTGCCTTATATGGAAGCAAAAGCGCATGTGAAACATCCAGTGGCCTGCATAGACTGCCATGAGCCAGAAACCATGGCACTTCGGATTACACGCCCAGCTTTTATGGAAGGTATTGCCGCCTTTAAAAAGTCACAAGGAGTTCAAGACTATGATGTCAATCGCGATGCTACTCGTCAGGAAATGCGTTCTTTTGTGTGTGGACAGTGTCACGTTGAATATTATTTTCAAGGTGATGAGAAACGCCTGACTTATCCCTGGACGGAGGGACTGACCGTAGATGCAGCGTACTCTCATTTTGAGAGTTCAGGTTTTAAGGACTGGACACACGCGGAAACTGGTGCACCGATGCTGAAGGCACAGCATCCGGAATTTGAACTTTGGTCACAGGGAATTCATTCTCGGGCTGGAGTTGCCTGCGCTGACTGTCATATGGCTTATAAACGTGTGGGAGCGATGAAAATCAGCGATCATCACATTCGCAGCCCTTTGTTGAATGTGAACGCAGCCTGTGGAACCTGCCATAAAACTGGAGATCAGGAATTGATTGCCCGTACGGAGAATATTCAGGCCCGTCATCAGAAACTGGTAAAGATAGCCCTTGATGCGGTGATTGATCTCATTGATGATATAAATGCTGCTAAGGCGAACGGTGTCGCGGAAGACAAAATGAAAGCCGCTCAACAATGGCAGCGAAAAGCCACGTTTTATGTAGACTATGTTGAAGCCGAAAATTCGTCGGGCTTTCATGCTGGTCAGGAAGCAGCACGTATTCTGGCAGAATCGATCGATTGCTCCCGCAAAGGGCAAAATGCACTGCGCGAATAA
- a CDS encoding alpha/beta hydrolase has product MKYLCLTVFALFSLAAAPIETPEPTESIAIWPDRPLLDKSDDEVKYSNIIRITKVNRPAIEFYKAPDAKPNAPAVVIFPGGGYNILAYDLEGTEIAEWLNSIGIHAIVVKYTVPGNQREAALKDAQRALGIVRSKAREWGINPNEIGVLGFSAGGHLAANLSTNYEKRNYEVIDEADKLSCRPDFTVLIYPAYIYKEDDKRQSAPEIKVDAKTPPAFIVQTLDDRRLVDSAFNYTRDLKDARVDGELHLYANGGHGYGMRPSDNPVSGWPELCGKWIKRTTQQD; this is encoded by the coding sequence ATGAAATATCTTTGTCTTACTGTGTTTGCCCTGTTCTCACTGGCAGCGGCACCAATTGAAACTCCTGAGCCAACAGAAAGCATTGCCATCTGGCCGGATCGCCCGCTGCTGGACAAGAGTGACGATGAAGTCAAATACAGCAATATCATTCGCATTACCAAAGTCAATCGACCGGCAATTGAATTCTATAAAGCTCCCGATGCGAAACCAAATGCCCCTGCAGTCGTCATCTTCCCTGGTGGCGGATACAACATCCTTGCATATGATCTGGAAGGAACCGAAATCGCCGAATGGCTGAATTCGATCGGCATTCATGCGATCGTTGTCAAATACACGGTTCCCGGCAACCAGCGAGAAGCCGCTCTCAAAGATGCCCAACGTGCCTTGGGAATTGTTCGCAGTAAGGCCAGAGAGTGGGGCATCAACCCGAATGAAATCGGTGTGCTCGGCTTTTCCGCCGGCGGCCACCTGGCTGCGAATCTCTCGACGAACTATGAGAAACGCAACTATGAAGTGATTGACGAAGCCGACAAACTCAGCTGTCGTCCCGACTTCACGGTCCTCATCTATCCCGCATATATCTACAAAGAGGATGACAAACGACAGTCAGCCCCCGAGATCAAAGTCGATGCGAAGACACCCCCTGCGTTCATCGTGCAGACTCTGGATGACCGCCGCCTGGTCGACAGTGCTTTCAACTACACCCGCGACCTGAAAGACGCCAGGGTTGACGGTGAACTGCATCTCTATGCCAATGGAGGCCATGGATACGGGATGCGTCCATCAGATAATCCTGTTTCAGGCTGGCCTGAACTCTGTGGTAAATGGATCAAACGCACCACGCAGCAGGATTAA
- the nrfH gene encoding cytochrome c nitrite reductase small subunit, protein MIHKLKRETVLYLIIAIFIGAIVGVGTFTFGYAKGASYLRSDSQSCANCHVMQGHFDAWVKSSHGKFAACNDCHSPHDSAASAYYCKARNGFFHSLAFTTGNYEENLRITDYNRRITEQACRNCHADLVHQIDIRAVGELNQSAVENLESNSCIRCHSTVGHDT, encoded by the coding sequence ATGATACATAAACTGAAACGAGAAACAGTACTCTACCTGATTATCGCTATTTTTATTGGTGCGATTGTCGGTGTGGGGACATTTACCTTTGGTTATGCCAAAGGAGCCTCTTATCTCAGATCTGATTCTCAATCATGTGCTAACTGCCATGTGATGCAGGGGCACTTCGATGCATGGGTAAAATCATCGCATGGAAAGTTTGCAGCCTGCAATGACTGTCACTCCCCGCATGACAGTGCTGCTTCAGCCTACTACTGTAAAGCCCGCAATGGTTTCTTTCACTCTCTGGCTTTCACAACCGGTAATTATGAAGAGAACCTGAGGATTACTGATTACAACCGACGGATTACCGAACAGGCCTGTCGGAATTGTCACGCGGATCTGGTACATCAGATCGATATTCGGGCTGTTGGAGAGTTAAATCAGTCGGCAGTGGAAAATCTCGAGTCCAATTCCTGTATCCGCTGTCACTCAACTGTCGGGCATGACACCTGA
- a CDS encoding PSD1 and planctomycete cytochrome C domain-containing protein, with the protein MLPACRCNLLVFVVACFASQVFFTSEGATAEKRTPGLELFESKIRPVLIEHCYECHSAATSAVKGGLRVDSRDAIRSGGETGAAVVPHKVDESLLLEALKHESFKMPPGKKLSDEVIADFVKWVELGAPDSRDRAPTVKEAASLSWKTIFEKRRKWWSLQPLQDARPPDLKENSWSSLPVDRFLLEKLRKVQLQPAPAAEPEILVRRLSFVLTGLPPTPQLVKQFAADAKQNPEAAYERLVDHLLSSPHFGERIARHWMDVVRYTDTYGYEWDNPAKGSWEYRDYLIRAFNQDVGFDQLVREQIAGDLLQQPRIDENSGFQESLIGPMFYHMGEHRHGDSVNFNGIHQEMINNKIDAFSKAFLASTVACARCHDHKLDAISQRDYYSLAAVFMTPRWTSRVIDAPGKHEKTIEKLKQLRNKIHQELKPVWRAQAQQFGSEIRQAVTEKSDSPRSRLWRDVFKLETNQSKKKEELKSGEVAYPAQRLLNCSQAEELQKMWHELSQDWQTVSETHQRENSKRFEYVTRFEKPGFPKGWQTEGDGIRHGYVSDGVPLISLKEERVVQRLLTRGYHTHALSSKLPGAIRPPSERDISGKMISLNLAGGEWSGFLRVPDNAFQTENVIFFDREQTEWQTFADRPLVNGIQRLMFEVATSDLNPDFPPRTGKTRAGGNLLPADDYGFEKRSWFSLTGIVSHDAAGTPADELARFAPLYGKTVPEDRGEACDRIGDWLSSAVQRWTDDQATVADIELINWLLEKKLLNNSPESVSGLAELLSEYRRVEDQITFAHTANSMDERGMISAKYPLNVRGNVDELGPLIEPDFLEVFAGRHSVQQSQGSGRLELAEFLISPDHPLTARVYVNRVWQWIFGTGLVRTPNDFGHLGAQPNHPELLDYLAREFISDGWSTKRLIRRLVMTRAFRQSGKMDEAARNVDPDNHLWHHYPTRRLEAEAIRDSLLAVSGRLDRRLYGRPVDPPRSKEDAAKRLFSGPVDGGGRRSIYLRMSIMDPPRFLVGFNLPDLKLPTGKRDVTNVPNQALILMNDPFVMAQAEEWSTRLVQQPADTVETRMQRMFQKGYGREPDQQELHRWIELVQELGGSEDESYLLADPGVWKQISHTLFNTKEFIYYR; encoded by the coding sequence ATGCTTCCGGCCTGTCGTTGTAATCTGCTTGTATTTGTTGTTGCCTGCTTTGCTTCGCAGGTGTTCTTCACCAGCGAAGGGGCAACGGCAGAGAAACGGACTCCTGGTCTGGAACTCTTTGAGTCAAAAATTCGCCCGGTACTGATCGAGCACTGCTACGAATGTCATTCTGCAGCCACTTCTGCTGTCAAAGGGGGATTGCGGGTTGATAGCCGTGATGCGATTCGTTCCGGGGGAGAAACCGGTGCAGCAGTCGTGCCTCACAAAGTGGATGAGAGTCTGCTGTTGGAGGCGCTCAAGCACGAATCATTTAAGATGCCTCCCGGCAAGAAACTGTCTGATGAGGTCATCGCTGATTTCGTCAAGTGGGTCGAACTGGGAGCGCCCGACTCGCGCGATCGGGCACCCACGGTGAAAGAAGCCGCATCCCTCTCATGGAAAACCATTTTCGAAAAACGACGCAAGTGGTGGAGCCTGCAACCTCTGCAGGATGCGAGACCTCCTGATTTGAAGGAGAACAGCTGGTCGTCTCTTCCTGTCGACCGATTTCTTCTGGAAAAGCTGCGTAAGGTACAGCTGCAACCTGCACCTGCTGCCGAGCCAGAAATTCTGGTTCGGCGTCTGTCCTTTGTCCTGACCGGGCTGCCTCCCACTCCGCAACTGGTAAAACAGTTCGCAGCAGATGCGAAACAGAATCCCGAGGCTGCCTATGAGAGGCTCGTCGATCATCTGCTGTCTTCACCTCATTTTGGGGAGCGCATTGCACGGCACTGGATGGACGTGGTGCGGTACACCGATACCTATGGATATGAATGGGATAATCCGGCAAAAGGATCATGGGAATATCGCGATTATCTGATTCGGGCTTTCAATCAGGATGTGGGGTTTGATCAGCTGGTGCGAGAGCAGATAGCCGGCGATCTGCTACAGCAGCCTCGCATTGACGAAAACAGCGGATTTCAGGAAAGCCTGATCGGCCCCATGTTTTATCACATGGGAGAACATCGGCACGGCGACAGTGTGAATTTCAATGGTATTCATCAGGAGATGATCAATAACAAGATCGATGCTTTCTCGAAAGCGTTTCTCGCCAGCACGGTAGCTTGTGCGCGATGCCACGATCACAAGCTGGATGCCATTTCGCAGCGGGATTACTATTCGCTCGCCGCAGTCTTCATGACACCCCGCTGGACGTCACGCGTGATTGATGCACCTGGTAAGCATGAAAAAACAATCGAAAAACTCAAACAACTGCGAAATAAAATTCATCAGGAATTGAAGCCCGTCTGGCGCGCACAGGCTCAGCAGTTTGGTAGTGAGATTCGCCAGGCGGTCACAGAGAAATCGGACAGCCCTCGTTCCCGACTCTGGCGAGATGTTTTCAAACTGGAAACAAATCAGTCAAAAAAGAAAGAAGAATTGAAGTCAGGCGAGGTTGCCTACCCTGCACAACGATTGCTGAATTGTTCGCAAGCCGAAGAGTTGCAGAAGATGTGGCATGAATTGTCCCAGGACTGGCAAACCGTCAGCGAGACACATCAACGGGAAAATTCTAAGCGATTTGAGTATGTCACACGCTTTGAAAAACCAGGTTTTCCGAAAGGCTGGCAAACAGAAGGAGACGGAATACGCCATGGTTATGTTAGTGATGGCGTTCCTCTGATTTCTCTGAAGGAGGAGCGAGTCGTACAGCGTCTTTTGACTCGTGGTTATCACACGCATGCCTTGTCTTCGAAATTACCGGGCGCGATCAGACCTCCCTCAGAGCGGGATATTTCGGGAAAAATGATCAGTCTGAATCTGGCAGGGGGTGAGTGGAGCGGCTTTCTGCGAGTTCCCGATAATGCTTTTCAGACAGAGAATGTCATTTTCTTTGATCGGGAGCAGACCGAGTGGCAAACGTTCGCTGACCGTCCGCTGGTCAATGGAATTCAGCGACTGATGTTTGAAGTTGCGACCAGCGATCTGAATCCGGATTTTCCGCCACGTACTGGAAAAACCCGCGCGGGAGGCAATCTGTTGCCTGCAGACGATTATGGTTTTGAGAAACGCAGCTGGTTCAGCCTGACAGGCATTGTCTCGCATGACGCAGCGGGGACACCAGCGGATGAGCTGGCCCGCTTTGCGCCTCTATATGGCAAGACTGTTCCCGAGGATCGAGGAGAAGCCTGTGATCGAATCGGTGACTGGTTATCTTCCGCTGTCCAGCGCTGGACTGACGATCAAGCGACGGTGGCTGACATCGAACTCATCAACTGGCTGCTGGAAAAGAAGCTGTTAAATAATTCACCAGAATCAGTCTCAGGTCTGGCCGAGTTACTTTCAGAATATCGCAGAGTGGAAGATCAGATCACGTTTGCTCATACCGCCAACAGTATGGATGAACGTGGAATGATCTCAGCAAAATATCCATTGAATGTTCGCGGAAATGTCGACGAACTCGGACCGCTGATCGAACCCGACTTTCTGGAAGTGTTTGCAGGCCGTCATTCAGTCCAGCAGAGTCAGGGGAGTGGCAGACTAGAGCTGGCTGAATTTCTGATCAGCCCGGATCACCCGCTGACAGCGCGGGTTTATGTGAATCGGGTTTGGCAATGGATCTTTGGAACTGGTCTGGTACGAACGCCAAACGATTTTGGGCATCTGGGAGCCCAGCCAAACCATCCTGAACTTCTCGATTATCTGGCGCGAGAGTTTATCAGTGATGGCTGGTCGACAAAACGCCTGATTCGCCGTCTGGTCATGACGCGGGCCTTTCGTCAATCGGGAAAGATGGACGAGGCAGCACGCAATGTGGATCCGGATAATCATTTGTGGCACCACTATCCAACCAGGAGACTCGAAGCGGAAGCAATTCGCGATTCTCTGCTCGCTGTATCAGGACGCCTGGATCGTCGATTGTATGGTCGCCCTGTTGATCCGCCTCGATCCAAAGAAGATGCAGCCAAGCGGCTCTTCAGTGGTCCGGTGGATGGGGGAGGCAGGCGTTCTATTTATTTGAGGATGTCGATTATGGATCCACCCCGGTTCCTGGTGGGGTTCAATTTACCGGACCTGAAACTGCCAACCGGGAAGAGGGACGTCACAAATGTGCCGAATCAGGCTTTGATTCTGATGAATGATCCCTTCGTGATGGCACAGGCAGAAGAGTGGTCAACACGTTTGGTTCAGCAGCCAGCTGATACCGTCGAAACGCGTATGCAGCGGATGTTTCAAAAAGGATATGGACGAGAACCGGATCAACAGGAATTACATCGCTGGATTGAACTCGTACAAGAACTGGGGGGCAGCGAAGACGAATCGTATCTGCTGGCAGATCCAGGCGTCTGGAAACAGATTTCGCATACCCTGTTTAATACAAAAGAATTCATCTATTACAGGTAA
- a CDS encoding DUF1501 domain-containing protein yields the protein MGRRNKSDCCSVHLSVMNRRGFLKNSSAGFGWLAFAGLLGGQVQAATKKPLPQFVAPVKNVIFCFMDGGPSHVDTFDPKPALKIHEGKAIGKEAVSKRSQSNASRVWLGSPWKFQQRGESGLWVSDLFPHLASIADELCVVRSLVGELPLHGQQNLLLHTGRIIGQAPSMGAWVSYGLGTENNNLPAYVVLNNDWVPNGGLENFGSSFLPATHQATQVRAKGKPVDNIQPADPLSLQKRKLALLAEQDLAFATQASEASPIESAIANYETAFRMQTLVPEVADISHEPLHIQREYGVDSKDEHQHYYATQTLRARRLVEAGVRFVEITCPSFDSNNSPWDQHGLLKQNHEKNAWITEQSIAALILDLKRRGLLDETLVVWAGEMGRTPHTPKVTSTCGRDHHVNGYSLFMAGGGLKGGMTFGETDEFGNSVVEHPLTIHDIHATILHQLGINHEDLIFRHGGRDHRLTDVHGHVIREILS from the coding sequence ATGGGACGAAGAAACAAGTCCGATTGCTGTTCAGTCCATCTGTCTGTGATGAACCGACGCGGTTTTTTGAAAAACAGCAGTGCGGGTTTTGGCTGGCTGGCATTCGCAGGTTTACTGGGAGGACAAGTTCAGGCTGCGACAAAGAAACCTCTTCCCCAGTTCGTTGCTCCTGTGAAAAACGTAATTTTCTGTTTTATGGATGGTGGCCCAAGCCATGTTGATACGTTCGATCCCAAGCCGGCGCTGAAAATTCATGAAGGGAAAGCAATTGGAAAAGAGGCCGTTTCAAAACGTTCTCAGTCGAATGCCAGTCGCGTCTGGCTGGGAAGTCCCTGGAAATTTCAACAACGGGGAGAGAGCGGACTGTGGGTCAGTGACCTGTTTCCCCATCTGGCATCAATTGCGGACGAGTTATGCGTCGTGCGTTCATTGGTGGGGGAACTGCCACTGCATGGTCAGCAGAATCTGTTATTGCATACCGGACGAATTATCGGGCAGGCTCCGAGTATGGGGGCCTGGGTTTCTTATGGACTGGGAACGGAAAATAACAATCTGCCTGCTTATGTGGTTTTGAATAATGACTGGGTCCCCAACGGGGGGCTGGAAAATTTCGGGAGTTCTTTTCTGCCAGCAACCCATCAGGCAACTCAGGTGCGGGCGAAAGGAAAACCCGTCGACAATATTCAGCCGGCGGATCCTCTTTCTCTGCAGAAGCGCAAGCTGGCGTTACTGGCAGAACAGGATCTGGCTTTCGCGACACAGGCTTCAGAAGCGTCTCCGATTGAGAGTGCGATTGCCAATTATGAAACCGCCTTCCGGATGCAGACGCTGGTTCCGGAAGTGGCAGACATTTCGCACGAACCACTCCATATTCAACGCGAGTATGGTGTTGATTCGAAGGACGAGCACCAGCACTATTATGCCACTCAGACACTGCGGGCAAGACGGCTGGTCGAAGCGGGGGTTCGATTTGTTGAAATTACCTGCCCCAGTTTTGACAGTAATAATTCGCCCTGGGACCAGCATGGATTACTCAAGCAAAATCATGAAAAGAATGCGTGGATTACAGAGCAGTCGATTGCGGCATTAATATTAGATCTCAAACGGCGCGGTCTGCTGGATGAGACTCTGGTAGTCTGGGCGGGGGAAATGGGCCGCACTCCACATACTCCTAAAGTGACATCGACCTGCGGACGCGATCATCATGTGAACGGTTATAGTCTCTTTATGGCGGGAGGGGGTTTGAAAGGAGGGATGACCTTCGGCGAGACCGATGAATTCGGTAACAGCGTGGTTGAACATCCGCTGACGATCCATGATATTCATGCGACAATTCTGCATCAACTTGGAATCAACCATGAGGATCTCATATTCCGTCATGGCGGCAGAGATCATCGACTGACTGATGTGCACGGGCATGTGATTCGAGAGATCTTAAGCTGA